A single Antechinus flavipes isolate AdamAnt ecotype Samford, QLD, Australia chromosome 5, AdamAnt_v2, whole genome shotgun sequence DNA region contains:
- the PHB2 gene encoding prohibitin-2, with protein sequence MAQNLKDYAGRLPAGPRGMGTALKLLLGAGAVAYGVRESVFTVEGGQRAIFFNRIGGVQQDTILAEGLHFRIPWFQYPIIYDIRARPRKISSPTGSKDLQMVNISLRVLSRPNALELPSMYQRLGLDYEERVLPSIVNEVLKSVVAKFNASQLITQRAQVSLLIRRELTERAKDFSLILDDVAITELSFSREYTAAVEAKQVAQQEAQRAQFLVEKAKQEQRQKIVQAEGEAEAAKMLGEALSKNPGYIKLRKIRAAQNISKTIATSQNRIYLTADNLVLNLQDESFTRDSLIKGKK encoded by the exons ATGGCCCAGAACCTGAAGGACTATGCGGGACGGCTGCCCGCCGGGCCCCGAGGCATGGGCACTGCGCTGAAGCTGCTTCTCGGGGCCGGGGCTGTGGCCTACGGAGTCCGAGAGTCCGTGTTTACTG TGGAAGGTGGGCAAAGAGCCATTTTCTTTAACCGAATTGGGGGTGTGCAGCAGGACACTATCCTCGCAGAAGGACTGCACTTCAG GATCCCCTGGTTCCAGTACCCCATCATCTATGACATTCGTGCCCGGCCCCGCAAGATCTCTTCTCCCACAGGCTCCAAAG ACCTTCAGATGGTGAACATTTCCCTCCGCGTGCTGTCCCGACCCAATGCCCTGGAGCTGCCCAGCATGTACCAGCGCCTGGGCTTGGACTATGAGGAGCGGGTGCTGCCCTCTATCGTGAATGAGGTGCTCAAGAGCGTGGTGGCCAAGTTCAACGCCTCCCAGCTCATCACTCAGCGGGCCCAG GTGTCCTTGTTGATCCGGCGGGAGCTGACGGAGCGGGCCAAGGACTTCAGCCTCATTCTGGACGACGTGGCCATCACAGAGCTGAGCTTCAGCAGAGAGTATACGGCTGCAGTGGAGGCCAAGCAAGTGG CCCAGCAGGAGGCCCAGAGGGCTCAGTTTCTGGTAGAAAAGGCAAAGCAGGAGCAGAGGCAAAAGATCGTACAAGCCGAGGGTGAAGCTGAGGCTGCCAAGATG CTTGGGGAAGCTCTGAGCAAGAACCCTGGCTACATAAAACTGCGTAAAATCCGAGCTGCCCAGAACATCTCCAAGACG ATCGCCACATCTCAGAACCGAATCTATCTCACTGCTGACAACCTCGTGCTGAACTTGCAGGATGAAAGCTTCACCCG TGACAGCCTCATCAAAGGCAAGAAGTAG
- the EMG1 gene encoding ribosomal RNA small subunit methyltransferase NEP1 isoform X2 — protein sequence MAAPSDGFQARERRIRDTERDWEGAEPKRPRLGAGNKSGGRRLVVVLEGASLETVKVGKTYELLNCDKHKSILLKNGRDPGEVRPDIAHQSLLMLMDSPLNRAGLLQVYIHTQKNVLIEVNPQTRIPRTFDRFCGLMVQLLHKLSVRAADGPQKLLKVIKNPVSDHFPAGCMKIGTSFSVPVVSDIKELAAGGDPIVFVVGAFAHGSVNVDYTEKMVSISNYPLSAALTCAKLTTAFEEAWGII from the exons ATGGCGGCCCCCAGTGATGGTTTCCAGGCACGTGAACGGCGCATTCGGGACACGGAGCGAGATTGGGAGGGGGCAGAACCCAAACGGCCCCGTCTCGGAGCGGGGAACAAAAGCGGAGGCCGGCGGCTCGTAGTGGTGCTGGAAGGGGCCAGCCTGGAGACCGTCAAG gTAGGAAAAACTTATGAGCTGCTCAACTGTGACAAACACAAATCTATACTTTTGAAAAATGGACGGGACCCTGGAGAAGTGAGACCTGACATAGCTCACCAG AGTTTGTTGATGCTGATGGACAGTCCCCTGAACCGTGCTGGCTTGCTTCAGGTTTATATCCATACTCAAAAAAATGTTCTGATTGAGGTGAACCCCCAGACTCGTATTCCTCGGACCTTTGACCGCTTCTGTGGCCTCATGG TTCAGCTCCTGCACAAACTCAGCGTTCGAGCAGCTGATGGCCCCCAGAAGCTGTTGAAG GTGATCAAGAATCCAGTGTCAGACCATTTTCCTGCAGGATGTATGAAGATTGGCACTTCCTTTTCTGTCCCTGTTGTCAGTGATATTAAAGAGCTGGCTGCTGGTGGTGACCCTATTGTCTTTGTTGTTGGAGCCTTTGCTCATGGATCG GTCAATGTGGACTACACAGAAAAGATGGTATCCATCAGCAACTATCCCCTTTCTGCTGCTCTTACCTGTGCCAAACTTACGACAGCCTTTGAGGAAGCATGGGGTATCATTTAA
- the EMG1 gene encoding ribosomal RNA small subunit methyltransferase NEP1 isoform X1, translating to MAAPSDGFQARERRIRDTERDWEGAEPKRPRLGAGNKSGGRRLVVVLEGASLETVKVGKTYELLNCDKHKSILLKNGRDPGEVRPDIAHQSLLMLMDSPLNRAGLLQVYIHTQKNVLIEVNPQTRIPRTFDRFCGLMVQLLHKLSVRAADGPQKLLKVIKNPVSDHFPAGCMKIGTSFSVPVVSDIKELAAGGDPIVFVVGAFAHGSVRDGSGTGIKWQYLLLLGSTFFLAAMLEFFGIATLFFMGFFSPLPRSMWTTQKRWYPSATIPFLLLLPVPNLRQPLRKHGVSFNSRWPCFKALH from the exons ATGGCGGCCCCCAGTGATGGTTTCCAGGCACGTGAACGGCGCATTCGGGACACGGAGCGAGATTGGGAGGGGGCAGAACCCAAACGGCCCCGTCTCGGAGCGGGGAACAAAAGCGGAGGCCGGCGGCTCGTAGTGGTGCTGGAAGGGGCCAGCCTGGAGACCGTCAAG gTAGGAAAAACTTATGAGCTGCTCAACTGTGACAAACACAAATCTATACTTTTGAAAAATGGACGGGACCCTGGAGAAGTGAGACCTGACATAGCTCACCAG AGTTTGTTGATGCTGATGGACAGTCCCCTGAACCGTGCTGGCTTGCTTCAGGTTTATATCCATACTCAAAAAAATGTTCTGATTGAGGTGAACCCCCAGACTCGTATTCCTCGGACCTTTGACCGCTTCTGTGGCCTCATGG TTCAGCTCCTGCACAAACTCAGCGTTCGAGCAGCTGATGGCCCCCAGAAGCTGTTGAAG GTGATCAAGAATCCAGTGTCAGACCATTTTCCTGCAGGATGTATGAAGATTGGCACTTCCTTTTCTGTCCCTGTTGTCAGTGATATTAAAGAGCTGGCTGCTGGTGGTGACCCTATTGTCTTTGTTGTTGGAGCCTTTGCTCATGGATCGGTAAGAGATGGTTCTGGGACTGGCATAAAATGGCAGTATCTGCTGCTTCTTGGGAGTACGTTTTTTTTGGCAGCAATGTTGGAATTTTTTGGTATAGCAACATTGTTCTTCATGGGTTTTTTTTCACCTCTCCCTAGGTCAATGTGGACTACACAGAAAAGATGGTATCCATCAGCAACTATCCCCTTTCTGCTGCTCTTACCTGTGCCAAACTTACGACAGCCTTTGAGGAAGCATGGGGTATCATTTAACAGCAGATGGCCTTGCTTTAAGGCCTTACATTAA
- the LPCAT3 gene encoding lysophospholipid acyltransferase 5 — MATAADQDVETTAQLVVGVLRAGVEAQWLGKLSAYLGASEQALRLIISIFLGYPFALFYRQFLFYKDCYLIHLFHIVTGLSIAYFNFGNQLYHSLTCVVLQFLILRLMGRTITAVLTTFFFQMAYLLAGYYYTATDNYDIKWTMPHCVLTLKLIGLAVDYYDGGRDWNSLSVEQQKYAILRVPSFLEIAGFSYFYGGFLVGPQFSMNNYMKLVQGQMTNVPGKKPNSILPALKRLSLGLFYLVGYTLLSPYITEDYLLTQEYKNSPFWFRCLYMLVWGKFVLYKYVTCWLVTEGVCILTGLGFNGWDEKGHPLWDACANMKVWLFETTPRFTGTIASFNINTNAWVARYFFKRLKFLGNKVVSQGLSLLFLALWHGLHSGYLICFQMEFLIVIVERQVATLITESPVLNKLASITALKPIFYLVQQTIHWLFMGYSMTAFCLFTWDKWFRVYKSIYFLGHVFFLSLLFILPYVHKIMVPRKEKLKKAE; from the exons ATGGCGACGGCAGCTGATCAGGACGTAGAGACGACAGCCCAGCTAGTGGTCGGGGTCCTGCGTGCTGGGGTCGAGGCACAGTGGCTTGGGAAGTTGTCGGCGTACCTTGGTGCCTCAGAGCAGGCGTTGCGGCTCATCATCTCCATCTTCTTAG GATACCCCTTTGCCTTGTTTTATCGACAGTTCCTTTTCTACAAGGATTGCTACCTCATCCATCTCTTCCACATTGTTACAGGCCTCTCAATTGCCTATTTTAACTTCG GAAACCAGCTCTACCACTCTCTGACATGTGTGGTGCTACAGTTCCTCATTCTTCGGCTGATGGGCCGCACTATAACTGCTGTCTTGACCACCTTCTTCTTCCAAATG GCCTACCTTCTTGCTGGTTACTATTACACAGCCACAGACAATTATGACATCAAGTGGACAATGCCACACTGCGTCTTGACCTTGAAATTGATCG GTCTGGCTGTTGACTACTATGATGGAGGGAGAGATTGG AATTCGTTGTCTGTTGAGCAGCAAAAATATGCCATTTTGAGAGTCCCTTCCTTCCTGGAAATTGCTGGTTTCTCCTACTTTTATGGGGGTTTTTTGGTGGGACCCCAATTCTCCATGAACAATTACATGAAGCTGGTGCAAGGACAGATGACTAATGTACCAGGGAAGAAACCCAACAG TATTCTACCTGCTCTCAAGCGTCTGAGTTTGGGCCTCTTCTACCTGGTGGGCTACACACTGCTCAGTCCCTACATCACAGAAGACTATCTGCTCACTCAGGAGTACAAA AACAGCCCCTTCTGGTTCCGATGCCTCTACATGCTAGTTTGGGGCAAGTTTGTGCTCTACAAGTACGTCACCTGTTGGCTGGTCACG GAAGGTGTGTGCATCCTGACCGGGCTGGGCTTCAACGGCTGGGATGAGAAGGGACACCCCCTGTGGGACGCTTGTGCCAACATGAAAGTGTGGCTGTTTGAGACCACACCACGATTCACCGGCACCATCGCCTCTTTCAACATCAACACCAACGCCTGGGTGGCTCG CTACTTTTTCAAGAGGCTCAAGTTCCTTGGGAACAAAGTGGTATCCCAGGGCCTATCCCTCCTTTTCTTGGCCCTGTGGCATGGGCTGCATTCCGGCTACCTGATCTGCTTCCAGATGGAGTTCCTCATCGTTATTGTAGAGAGACAG GTTGCCACCTTAATTACAGAGAGCCCAGTCTTGAACAAGCTGGCATCCATCACTGCCCTCAAGCCCATCTTCTACCTAGTGCAGCAGACGATTCATTGGCTTTTCATGGGTTATTCTatgactgccttttgcctttttacCTGGGACAAATGGTTCAGA GTCTACAAGTCTATCTACTTTCTTGGCCATGTTTTCTTCCTGAGCCTCCTATTCATATTGCCTTATGTTCACAAAATAATGgtgccaagaaaagaaaaattaaagaaagcagAGTAA